CTCGTTGCGCGAGCCCACGCGGTAGAGCACGTGGACCACCACGCGAGGCAGTCGGCGGTCGGCGTGGAGGATCACATCGAGGCCGTTCTTCAGGCGGAAGCGCTCGTGGGGAATCCCGAGCGGCGACGCGGTGGCGTCTCGTCCCGCGAGGAGGAGCAGCGCCACACAGCAGGCAACCGTCCGTCGGGGCATCACGTATAAGCGTGACCCGACGGAGGAGGCGCGGCAAGGGCGGGGGCGCCGCCGCGCGCGCGAATCGAGCGAGCCGACCGGCCCGCGGGGTCAGAGTCCTCAGGTGCCGCCGAACCCGATGGTCACCTTGTCGGCCTCCACGATCACCGGCACGACGCGCCGCCCCTTGCTCGCGACGAGCATCGCGTCGAGCGCGTCCGGGTCGCGGCTCACATCGTGATAGGTGACGTCCTTGCCAGCGTAGGCCTCACGGGCCTTGGTGGTGTACGGTCAACCCGGCTTGCCGTAAATGATGATCTGACTCACGCGCTCCTCCTTGCCGCGCACCGCGGCCGATCGTCGCACTTCGTCCTACAACGCGCCGACGAGGGCCTCGAGCCGACGCGGCAGAGTCTCCGGTTGCCGCCAGACCAGGTGGCGCAGGGCGTCGAGGAGCTGCTCGTGGACCCCCGGCTGGCTGCACTGAGCCAGGCGCAAGCGGCGTTCGAGCTGCCCCACCCCGTCGTCGATCCAGGCGTCGATCCGCTCGCGCGGCGCATCCAGCGCGGCGGCGACGGCATCGCGCGCCAGCCCGTGGCCGTAGCGGAGCGCGAGCGCCACGCGGAGCGGCACAGGCAGCTCCTCGATCGCGACCCGCAGGAGGTCCGGCGTGAGGCCCGGTGGATAGGTCGCCCCGCGGGGCGTGCCGACCGGCTCGTCCCCCGTCGCGGCGTAGAGGCGCGCCCGCACCTCGGGGAGCGCAAGACCGCGCGCCACCCCGAGGAGCCAGTCCCGGAGCGAGCCCTCCAGCCGGAGGTGCAGGAGCTCGGTCACCGCTTCCGTGAAGGTCCGGTACGCCAGCTCCTCCGCCGCCTCCGCGCCGTCGGTGAGGTAGCGGCACGCCGCGTACACGGCCTGGCTGTGGTTGCGGATCAGCAGACTCGCCGCCTGCCGCAGTTGCCCGCCCCGAAGGGCGCTCAGCACGGCCTGGTCGGCGGGGGAATCGAGTCGGACCTCCATGGGCCTCCGAAGGCGCGGGGAATGCCCCACCCCGCTGACTCTGCCACCGGTGGGTTCGCCGAACAAGACGCGGAGCGCGCGCACCGCATGGGCGGTCGGGGCCCTACTTACAGAGGTAGGTGAAGCGATCCGTGTCGGACCGCCCGGCGTAGTAGCCCCAGTGACGCGCGAGCAGCCGGCCATCCGGCGCGCGCTCGTACGAGAGCCTCATGGCGTGCGTGGCGTCGGCGGGGGCCCCGGAGTAGTACGAGGCGAGCTCCCCGGTCGCGTCGTACGAGAACGCGTGGAGCGACCCCGGAGGATAGAGCCGGGACAGGATACGGCCCGCCGCGTCGCGCGTGCGCTCCTCGAGCAGGTTGCCGTTGCGGTAGATGGCGATGCGCCGGCCACCGGCGGAGAAGCGGCGCTCGTGCAGCACGGGGGGCGGCAGGGTCGCGGGCAGCTGGCCGAGCCCCTCGGGGATCGCCCCCACCCCGTCGGTCGGCCGCGACGCGATGGCGTGGCGCGCGATCGTGTGCCGCGAGACCTCGGCCCCCTCGTAGGCCCAGCCGTGCTGCGCCACGAGCACGCCATTCATGCGGTACGCGCGCGTCACGAGCCTCCCGTCGCGGTCGTAGACGAAGGTCAGCGCCGTGACGAGCCGCTGGCCGTCCCGGTGGAGCAGGCGCACGTCGCTGGCTACGCGCTCGCCGTCCAGCGCGCGGGTGCGTTCGTACGTCACCGAGCCGTCGCTCCCCGACAGCCTCTCGGCGACCATGCGGCCGAGCACGTCATAGGCGAGCTCCGCCCGCAGGACGGGCGCATCCCACACCGGGTGCCAGGCCATCCCTTCCACGCGGTCGTGCCCAAACCATCTATCGATCCCCGTGTCGTAGGCCGGGCCGAACCCGTAGTCGCCATCGAGGCCCGCCGGTCGATCCCCGACGGGCCAGC
This Deltaproteobacteria bacterium DNA region includes the following protein-coding sequences:
- a CDS encoding glutathione S-transferase N-terminal domain-containing protein gives rise to the protein MSQIIIYGKPGUPYTTKAREAYAGKDVTYHDVSRDPDALDAMLVASKGRRVVPVIVEADKVTIGFGGT